From the Serratia nematodiphila DZ0503SBS1 genome, one window contains:
- a CDS encoding cellulase family glycosylhydrolase — MTFMKLPPFSLKFILGTLLATLPLKIGYAFEIGINTHLRWYPEEQDHYLNLISNYGFNSFRDDYLWGLVEQQKGTYQPVDKLIRVDKSLLVANKNYGMNPIAVLAYGNDLYDKSGYASNDESIAAYANYAYWTAKRFKGKVKYYEIWNEWSVGTGTHNKSPAPPPAQVYYKLIKQASIAIKRADPGAIVLAGSFDPLGNDGLKWSDDLIKLGMLNYIDGISIHPYSFKSSDKSLTTPEGNIEKIDGYQEELKRLVGKEVPIYITEIGVPTNAGKFGYSEDYVAQYVVKYTLLAKARGYIKGVWWYDLSDDGDNNQNIEHRFGLLRKNGSKKPSMESYEKIADLIKNYSVKNYNVTTDGKVNLIFSNGKKEARVSWKKNDTQEGRNSTTGRIMSLMTSSKPSSQKITALVIEDPTQKSQPAVSADTPVITFGSE, encoded by the coding sequence ATGACGTTCATGAAACTGCCCCCCTTCTCTCTCAAATTTATACTCGGCACACTTCTTGCTACCCTGCCTCTGAAAATCGGTTATGCCTTCGAGATTGGCATTAACACACACCTACGCTGGTATCCAGAAGAGCAAGATCATTATTTGAACTTGATAAGTAACTATGGTTTTAATTCCTTTCGTGATGATTACCTTTGGGGGTTAGTTGAACAACAGAAAGGCACCTATCAACCTGTAGATAAACTTATACGTGTAGATAAGTCTCTCTTAGTTGCAAATAAAAACTATGGTATGAACCCCATTGCCGTTCTAGCCTATGGCAATGATCTCTATGATAAAAGTGGATATGCCAGCAACGATGAATCTATCGCAGCTTATGCAAATTATGCATACTGGACAGCAAAAAGATTTAAAGGAAAGGTCAAGTATTATGAGATCTGGAATGAGTGGAGTGTTGGCACCGGCACGCATAATAAATCACCAGCCCCTCCTCCAGCTCAGGTCTACTACAAACTCATCAAGCAGGCCTCTATAGCGATAAAGAGGGCAGACCCCGGAGCTATCGTGCTTGCAGGCTCCTTCGATCCTTTAGGAAACGATGGATTAAAATGGTCCGATGACTTGATAAAGCTGGGCATGCTCAATTATATAGATGGGATATCAATACATCCGTATAGCTTTAAATCCAGTGATAAATCGCTGACTACCCCGGAAGGAAACATTGAAAAAATCGATGGGTATCAAGAAGAATTGAAGAGGCTCGTAGGCAAAGAGGTCCCTATTTACATCACTGAAATTGGCGTACCAACCAATGCGGGGAAATTTGGGTACAGCGAGGACTATGTAGCCCAATATGTTGTCAAATATACTCTTCTTGCAAAAGCCAGGGGATATATAAAAGGAGTTTGGTGGTATGACTTAAGCGATGATGGTGATAACAACCAAAATATAGAGCATAGATTTGGATTGCTCAGGAAAAATGGGAGTAAAAAGCCAAGCATGGAGTCATACGAGAAAATTGCCGATTTAATAAAAAATTACTCGGTAAAAAATTACAATGTGACAACCGATGGTAAAGTGAATTTAATCTTTAGCAATGGAAAAAAAGAAGCCAGGGTTAGTTGGAAAAAGAATGATACGCAGGAGGGAAGGAATTCCACAACGGGAAGAATAATGTCGCTCATGACGAGTAGTAAACCATCTTCGCAGAAAATTACGGCTCTCGTTATTGAAGACCCAACGCAAAAAAGTCAACCAGCGGTTAGCGCAGACACGCCAGTGATAACATTCGGCAGCGAGTAA